The nucleotide sequence TTCGAGCGCGAGATTCATCTTGCCCGCCGCGTCAGAAAAGACGCGCGTACGGCAGATTTTTTCTGCGAGGCGCTTCGCCTCTTCTTCCCCGTCTGCCGGCCCCACGCCCAGAAGGACGAGGAAGCCCTCTTTGATCTCGCCCGTCACTGCGCCGTCAATGGAGACGGCGGCCTCCTTCACCCTCGTCACGACTGCCCGCATAAACTCATTCCTTCCTACAGCAAAAACCGCGCCAACAGCAAAACACCCGCAAAGCCGAAAGTCTAAGCAGCGCCCGCCGTCCAAATCTCAATTCGTCCAGCGATCGGCAAAGGCGAATACATGGCGGTAGTAATTCTCCGGATCCTTCGCCTTCGCCGCCGCATGCCACGCGCCCTCGACCGTCAGCACTTCCTTCTGCGGTGCGCTCGACGCCGCCGCCAATTCCTGCATCATGCTGTAAGGTACGAGCAGGTCGGACGTGCCGTGGATGAAGAGCGTCGGCGCCTTCATGCGGCACACGGCGTCGAGCGCCGAGGCGTCAGAGAGCGCAGCGCCCGTCTTCTCGCGGCTCATGTAATCCATGCCGCGCATGATGACGGATGCCGGCAGGTTGAAGCTCTCCATCTTGCGCACGAACATATCTTCAGCACTCGTATAGCCCGAGTCCTCGATAACGGCGACAAGGTTCTGCGGCACATCGTCCCGCCCTGCCGCGAGAAGCGCCGTCGCCCCTCCCATGGAAACGCCGTGCAGCACAACACGCGCTGCAGGGTCAACCTCGGCGATGCGCGAAACCCATGCGACAACATCACGGCTTTCAAACGTTCCCATCGTCACATATTTGCCCTCGCTCTTGCCCGAAGCGCGCAAATCCGGTGTCAGGACATGATAGCCGTGCTCGATGTACGCTTCGGCATAATCCCACGCATCTGCCTGACTGCGCCCGTAGCCGTGCAGCAGCACGACCCAGCGATGACTCGGTGCAGCGGGCGAAAAGTGTGTCGCCGCAAGATGCAGTCCGTCAAAGGAGCGAAGCGTCCAATCCTCGCTCTTCGCCTCAGGCTTCTCCGGCAGATGGACATTGGGGTCGGAAAGACTCGCGGCGATGACGGGCGGCGCCAACGGATCGCCGCCGCTGCCGCGCTCCAAGGCGAGGTCGACGAAGTAGCCGTCGACAACATAGACGAAAGCGCCTGCAGAGAGCGCCGCGAGCAAAAACGTCGTCACGATACTTGTGAGGACGATGGTCGCAAGTGTCCTCATTTTCCCGCTTTCATGCGGTTGATGGCGCTGACGAGCGCCATTGCCGATGCCGTGATGATGTCCGTATCCATTCCTGCCCCCCATGTGACCTTGCCGTTCTCCGCCGTAATGCCGATGTATGCCATCGCGCGCGAAGTTGAGCCGATTTCAAGCGCGTGCTCGCTGTACGTCAGATTTTTATAGGAAATGCCAAGATTTTCCTGCAAGGCGTTGCTGATGGCGTCGAGGCGGCCGTTGCCGCGCGCCTGGTACGTCACGGGCTTGCCCTCGATTTCCATGTGCACCTCGCCCGCGCGTATGCCATCCGGCGCCTTGCGCAGCAGGAAATCGACGAGCCGCACAGGCGCATCGACATTGACGTACTCCTTCTGGAAAAGCTCATGCACCTCTTCGGGCAGAAGCTCCTTGTGTCCGCGATCGGAAACGCCCTTGACGAAATAGCTGAGATCTTCGCGCATCTTCTTCGGCAAATCAAGCCCGAATTTCTGCTCCAAGAGATAGCCGACGCCGCCCTTGCCCGACTGGCTGTTGATGCGGATGACGTCGCCGTCGTACTCGCGCCCGACATCTTTCGGATCGATATAAAGGTACGGCACATTCCAGAACTTCGGCTGCTTCTCCTCGCGCCACTTCATGCCCTTGGCGATCGCGTCCTGATGCGAGCCGGAGAAAGCGGCGAAGACCAGCTCGCCCGCATACGGCTGACGCGCGTGGACGCTCATGCGCGTCACGCGCTCGTAAAGCTCGACAAGCTCGGGCATGTTGGAAAAGTCCAGCTCGGGATCGACGCCGAGCGCGAAGAGGTTCATGGCAAGCGTCACGATGTCCGCGTTGCCCGTGCGCTCACCGTTGCCGAAAAGCGTGCCCTCGATGCGCTCCGCGCCCGCCAAGATGCCCAGCTCCGAATCCGCCACGCCGCAGCCGCGGTCGTTGTGCGGATGCAGGGACAGTCGGACGGCGTCGCGGTACTTGAGATTCTGCGAAATATAGGCGACCTGCATACCGTAGACGTGCGGCATCGAAAGCTGCACCGTCACGGGGATGTTGATGATGGCAGGGCGCTCCGGCTTCGGCTGCCAGACGTCGAGCACGGCGTTGCAGACTTCAAGCGCATACTCCGGCTCCGTGCCCGTGAAGCTCTCGGGCGAATACTCGAAGCGGTAGTCAGCGCCCGCCTTCGCCGTAAGCTCCGCGAGGAGGTTCGCTCCCTCGACGGCAATCTCCTTGACCTCTTCCTTTGACTTGTGAAACACC is from Selenomonas sputigena ATCC 35185 and encodes:
- a CDS encoding alpha/beta hydrolase produces the protein MRTLATIVLTSIVTTFLLAALSAGAFVYVVDGYFVDLALERGSGGDPLAPPVIAASLSDPNVHLPEKPEAKSEDWTLRSFDGLHLAATHFSPAAPSHRWVVLLHGYGRSQADAWDYAEAYIEHGYHVLTPDLRASGKSEGKYVTMGTFESRDVVAWVSRIAEVDPAARVVLHGVSMGGATALLAAGRDDVPQNLVAVIEDSGYTSAEDMFVRKMESFNLPASVIMRGMDYMSREKTGAALSDASALDAVCRMKAPTLFIHGTSDLLVPYSMMQELAAASSAPQKEVLTVEGAWHAAAKAKDPENYYRHVFAFADRWTN
- a CDS encoding 2-isopropylmalate synthase; protein product: MKNFTKYEKQYFLPPEIDLSWLKKEHPTKAPTWCSVDLRDGNQALIIPMSLEEKLEFYKMLVKIGFKEIEVGFPAASDTEFAFLRRLVEDDLIPDDVTVQVLTQAREHIIKKTFEALDGVKNAIVHVYNSTSVPQREQVFHKSKEEVKEIAVEGANLLAELTAKAGADYRFEYSPESFTGTEPEYALEVCNAVLDVWQPKPERPAIINIPVTVQLSMPHVYGMQVAYISQNLKYRDAVRLSLHPHNDRGCGVADSELGILAGAERIEGTLFGNGERTGNADIVTLAMNLFALGVDPELDFSNMPELVELYERVTRMSVHARQPYAGELVFAAFSGSHQDAIAKGMKWREEKQPKFWNVPYLYIDPKDVGREYDGDVIRINSQSGKGGVGYLLEQKFGLDLPKKMREDLSYFVKGVSDRGHKELLPEEVHELFQKEYVNVDAPVRLVDFLLRKAPDGIRAGEVHMEIEGKPVTYQARGNGRLDAISNALQENLGISYKNLTYSEHALEIGSTSRAMAYIGITAENGKVTWGAGMDTDIITASAMALVSAINRMKAGK